The sequence below is a genomic window from Desulfobulbus oligotrophicus.
TCAACTGGAATATTAAAAAACCCCTGAATCTGTCCGGCATGAAGGTCCATGCATAACACTCGACGAGTCCCTACGACCATCAGCATTTCAGCAACGGCTTTCGCTGTAATCGGCACTCGTGGTCGAACCTTACGATCCTGCCGGGCATAACCGTAATAGGGCATCACCGCAGTAATTCGACGAGCTGAGGCCCGCCGTAACGCGTCAATCATGATCAACAGTTCCATCAGATGATCGTTGACAGGCGTACAGGTGGGCTGCACAACAAAAACATCGGCACCACGGACATTCTCACCGATCTCGACGGAGATCTCTCCATCAGAAAACTGTTTCACTTCGGCTGCCCCCAGGGGGACACCTAAATGATCACAGATTTCCTGAGCAATAACCGGATTGGCATTGCCGGTGAACACCTTCATCTTTTTGGGCATGGAGGCACTGCTTCCTACTTTCTATAACTTTCTATAAATATGGCTGGGGTGGGAGGATTCGAACCCCCGAATGCAAGGATCAAAACCTTGTGTCTTACCGCTTGACGACACCCCAGCTCTTCATCGGACTAAGTCTGGAACTCATTGCTCTTGAACAGGAGTCACAACATATGTATGCGGAAACCTCGACTTGAACATGGTGCAGCACTCATCAGCCTGTGCCGAATCAACAAACAAGCCAAAAACCGTTGGCCCGGATCCGGACATCAATGCCACAAAAGCACCGCCTGCAAGCAAGCCGTCTTTAATGAGGCCAACTTCTGGAACCTTTGCGATCGTGACCACCTCAAGGTCGTTTTCCATCACAGCCGGCAACGCAGGGTTTTCTCTTGCGTTACACCAGCCCACCGCCTTGTAAGTCTCGTTTTGCAAACGAGATACCTTATCGGCTCGCCGATGTTTTGTCAACGCAAAAGTCTCGTAAACCCAACGCGTCGAAACCGAAACTCCAGGGTTAACCAAAAGCACACTAACGTTCTGCAAGGAGGGTGCAGGATGCAGGATCTCTCCTATTCCAGCAGCGCGGGCAGCACCGGCACCGATTAAAAAAAAAGGGACATCCGCCCCTAACTGCAAACCTAACCTCACCAGCTCCTCATCAGAACAGGGACAGTCACACAGTATATTGAGTCCGCGAAGCACAGCTGCAGCATTGCTGCTCCCTCCTCCTAAACCTGCGGCAACCGGGATCCGTTTAATCAACTTTATGCTCACCCCGCTGCTGTTTTTCCTTCTACGGTCGGCAGTTGCATCAAAAAACAACTCAGCCGCTCTGACAACTATATTCTCCCTGCCTGCAGGTACCGGTTCACCGGAACATTCCAAACTGATGCCGGCAGGACACAATTCAAGATCCACCTCATCGTACAAACTGACCTTTTGCATCAGGGAATCAAGCAGATGATATCCATCTGATCGACGCCCCGTTATATGCAGATTCAGGTTAATTTTTGCCGGTGCCTGGAGCTTCAAACGCATCTGTTCTATTACCGCAATGATGGCATTGCGATGGTTACTACACGAGTTTAACAAATCGCATCTTAAGTTCGTAGAGGATACGGGTTAACAGTTCGTTCTCATCCGGCTCCAGATTCCCCCTGGTTTTATCAGCTATCAAGGCCAAAGTGTCTATAGAATGCTTGGCCAGTTCTCGATCGACCACCCGTTCCCGTGTTTCAGGATGCTCCAGCTCACCCATGTGGAACAGAGCAGAGGTGTTCAACGAAAGAATGAATGAGGCAAAGGTGACCTTCGGCATAACACAACGACCGGAGGCATCTTTCACTCGACCATCTGGGCATTCTTCGCAATTCAACTGATTTTCGATCATGGCGGCACACTTAGCAATTCATAGATAACGACTTTTAGTACAGACAGCTTCCTGACAATGTCAAAATAACCCACACTCCACAAAAAAAGTATATTGCCTGAAAATATACCGACATTACCGGATGACGACAATGTTAAAGTAGCATCCGTCGTCAGGCATACCTTGCAACTGTTGAGTCACTGTCAGTGACACCAGCAGCTTCTCCTTGAAGAGAATCCACCAAAACGCTATATACTTAGTTTTTTAATCATCATAACTATTCAGCACAAAATCAACAAACACTCAAAGGGAAACTGTATGGAAGAGGTACGTGTTCGCTTTCCGCCCAGCCCGACAGGCTATCTCCATATTGGTGGCGCAAGAACAGCGCTGTTTAACTGGCTGTTTGCCAAAAAACATCACGGCAAGCTCATCCTGCGCATTGAAGATACTGACGAAGAACGGTCCACTCAAGCCTCCATCGACGGTATCATCGAAGGTTTACAGTGGCTTGGTATTGACTGGGATGAAGGCCCGTACTTTCAGACTGACTACGCTTCCGACCACCTTGCCGCCGCCGATCGTTTGCTGGCATCCGGCCATGCTTACAAATGTTTTTGCACCAAAGAAGAACTGGAACAAAAACGAGAGGCAGCCGTAAAAGCGAAACAACGGGATGTCGGATACGATGGTACGTGCCGTCACCTCACTCCAGAACAGGTCCGGGAAAAGGAGAGCCGGGGTCTTGCACCGGTTATCCGCTTCAAGGTTCCCCAACGGCAGGGATCCATGTTCTACGACGATGAGGTCCTGGGTCGGATTGAGCGCAACTATGCTGACATCGAAGACTTTGTCATTGTTCGCTCCAACGGTAAGCCCCTTTACCTCCTGTGCAATGTTGTCGATGATATACGCGATCGGATCACGCATATCATTCGAGGCCAAGACCACATGACCAATACCACGCGCCAGGTGTTGCTTTACGAAGCCTTATCCGCACCCATGCCGATTTTCGCTCATATCCCTCTTACCCTTGATCTGCAAAAACGCAAGATCTCCAAACGCAGCCACGGTGAAGTGGTCGCCGTCCAGTTTTATCGTGACCACGGCTTCATCCCCTGGGCAGTCTGCAACTTTCTCTGTTTACTCGGCTGGAACCCGGGCACTGACCAGGAGTTCTTTTCCCGTGACGAATTGATCCAGGCTTTCGATCTCTCACGTGTAAGTCGAGCCAACTCAGTGTTCAACTTCAAACCTGGGGATCCAAAATTTTTCACAGATCCGAAACTGATCGCTGTCAATGAACATTATCTGCGCACCATGGATATACAGCTCCTGGGAGAAATGGTCCGGAAAGAACTTGAAGCAGAAGCCCTTTGGGATCCGGATTATGCGACAAATCGGTACGACTGGTATCTTACAACACTTGATATGATCCGGGACCGGTTTCACACCACAAAAGATTTTGTCACCCGTGGACGTGCTTATTTCTCTGATGCGTACGAGATTGACCCTAAACCCCTTGCCAAAAATGTACTCAAATTCCCGGAGCTGGGTACCTGGTTACCTACACTGGCAAAACGTTTTGCACAGCTGACCGAATTCAGCACCGAAGCGACCGAACAGGCAACTCGTCAACTGGCCGATGAACTTGCCATCAAACCAGGGGTCCTGATCAATGCCATGCGCACCGTTCTCACCGGGCAACTGGCCGGTCCTTCCATGTTTGACATCATCACCACTCTGGGCAGGACAAAGGTAGTAGCGCGACTCAGCAGCATCGATCATCTTTTCGCTTCCCGTCAATGATTAGCCACAACAGCATCCCATGATCACTGAAAAAAACACCAACAGCAAGCCGCTTGATTTTATCCGTCAAATCATTGCCAATGACCTTGCCACCGGCAAACATAAGACGGTTGTTACCAGGTTTCCTCCGGAACCCAACGGGTTTCTTCATATTGGTCACGCCAAATCAATCTGCCTGAATTTCGGGATTGCCGCGGAAAACAATGCCACCTGTCATCTGCGTTTCGACGATACCAATCCGGACAAAGAGTCAACGGAATATGTCGAATCAATCAAGCAGGATGTCCGCTGGCTCGGATTTGACTGGGGGCCACATCTCTACTATGCATCGGATTATTTCGACCAGCTGCATGATTTTGCTGTCCGGTTGATTACAATGGGCAAGGCATATGTCTGTCATTTAAGCGGCGATGAGATCCGTGAATATCGCGGAACCCTGACCGAACCCGGCAAGGAGAGTCCGTACCGTGACCGGTCGGTGGAAGAAAACCTCGATCTTTTCGCCCGGATGCGTGCCGGTGAATTTGACGAAGGCGCCTGTGTGCTTCGAGCCAGGATCGACATGGCCTCACCGAACATTGTGCTGCGCGACCCGGTACTCTACCGCATTCTTAAATCCACCCATCACCGGACCGGTGACAGATGGTGCATCTATCCGATGTACGATTTCACTCACTGCCTCTCGGACATGCTGGAAAATATCACCCATAGCCTCTGCACCCTTGAATTTGAGAACAACAGAGCATTATACGACTGGGTTTTAGATACACTGAAGACCCCCAACCATCCACGTCAGATTGAATTCGCACGCCTTAACATTAATTACACAGTCACCAGCAAACGCAAACTGCTGCAACTTGTCAGCGAAGGTCATGTTGCCGGATGGAACGACCCTCGCATGCTGACCATCTCGGGACTGCGACGTCGAGGGTATACGCCGGCCTCAATCCGCAACTTCTGTGCAACCGTTGGTATTGGCCGAAGGGAATCCTGGATTGATATGGGGGTGCTGGAAAATGCTGTTCGTGACGATCTCAACAGTCATGCGCAACGGGTATTGGGGGTTCTTGATCCATTAAAAATCGTGCTGACCAATTATCCGGGAAATCAGACGGAAGAGCTAATTGCCCAGAATCACCCTCAAAACCCGGATATGGGGACACGAATACTGCCGTTTTCCCGGGAACTCTACATAGAACGTACCGACTTCATGCAAGACGCACCCAAAAAGTTCTTCCGGCTCAGTGTCGGCCGCGAGGTTCGGTTGCGTTACGCATACCTCATCACCTGTCAGGAAGCTGTCAAAGACGACCAGGGCCGGATAGTCGAATTACGCTGCACGTACGATCCCGCCACCAAAGGAGGCAATGCCCCCGATGGCCGCAAGGTCAAGGGGACCATTCACTGGGTCTCCGCTCCACACGCGCTGGAGGCCGAAATACGTCTTTACGACCGCCTGTTCACCGCTGAGTATCCGGATGCTGATAAAGAAAAGGATTTCAAAGACTTTCTCAATCCAGATTCATTGACCATTCTCACCTCGTGCATGCTGGAACCAGGGCTTGGCCAGGCAACCATCGACGATCGCTTCCAGTTTGAAAGGCAGGGTTACTTCTGTCTGGACAGTGAATCAAGATCATCATCAGGAAAACCCGTCTTTAACCGGATCGTCACCCTGCGTGACAGCTGGGCCAAAATCAGCGAATCTAAATAAGGGGAACATGCCGATCATCAGTCTGCACAATGTGCAATGGATCAAACCGGAACCATCACCGTTGTCAAGGTTGAGGGCGAACCTAGCCGGCGCACCCAGGGAATGGGACTTGTTCCCAACACAAAGATTACCGCCAAACAGCGCGCACCGTTGAACGACCCGGTCGCACTGCGAGTCATGACGGCACCTTGACCTTACACAACAATGAGGCCAACCACCTTGATGTCAAAGTGATACCATAGTTTCACATTGATCCATATCCTTCCCAATAAAGACTCTTCTGATCGGTACTATCCCGTGACATAAGCATTTCCACTGGTTGTTTTCTTCCGCCTGTCGGCAAAAAAACAATCACCCCCTGCTCTTTCCCGGTTAAAGTTGTTGACAATACCCAATGTTTGGCGTACCGAAAACTCTACAGTCAAGCTGGACGCTGTTTCTTTTCAACAATCAAGGAAAACCATGGCAATCATCAATCTGCGCAAAATGGCAATTAATCAAACCGGCACCATCACCGTTGTCAAGGTTGGGGGGGAACTTGGCCGACGCATCCGGGAAATGGGACTTATCCCAGGCACAAAAATTACGGTCAAACAGCGAGCACCGTTGAACGACCCGGTCGCCCTGAGAGTCATGGACGGTACCCTGACATTGCGAAACAATGAAGCCGACTACATTGATGTCGATGTGACACTATAAATCTTCATCGATCCATGTCACTTTTAACAGAACCCTGTCAGTTGACACCACCCTGTAGCACAGGCATTGCATTGTATCGTCTTCTTTTGACTACCTGTAAAATACAGCCGCGCCTAACTTTTTTCTGGCCAAAGTTGTTAGCGATCCCTAATGTCTGGTATACTGAAACTCTCTATTCAATCTGTACGCTGCGATTTTTTGACAAACAAGAAAAACCAGGCGCACTGTTGATATAACCACCTGTTACTCATCGCACGGTATGCAAACTATGAGCTGCAAACAAACAAACAGATTTTCCTGTGTATTGCTGAACGAACTGGGGAACCTCTGCCGGTGGAAAAAACGATGCGATCGGAATAAAGACACAACAAGTATGCCGCTTACGGAATCCTGCTGTCATCGCCGCATACGCGTCTGTTCAGTCAATGGTGATCGGAGAACCTGTGCCAGGATGGCAAACTTAGGTGTTTTCCCCGGGTCAGAGCTGGAACTACTCTGCAAAGGAGGCGGACAGCAATGCATGGTTAAAGTTAATGGCGGTACTATCAGTCTGGACGCTTTAGCAGCATCCTCAATCCTCGTGACCCCTGTGTGATTTACAATAGTACCAACCGGACAAAACAAGAGGACTCAACGAGTAAACATTCACAAAACATCAGGATTTCAACGACCTCTTCTCTTATTAAAGGTATGCCCCATGCAAAAACTACTTGTTGCCTCGGTTGTCATTGTTGCCGGTATTTTTCTGGCCCGCCGGATCTGGAGATTTGTCCGTCGTCCTGACACAGTCTCTTGCGGTTGCGGCTGTTCCGGATGTGCAGAAAGTATTTCCTGTCCAACACAGGAAAAGGTGACACCTCCTGTACAGAAGCCATAATCTGGCCGGCAGCATTCATTCAGAACGTTCCCCCTGTGCTGCGCCCACTCCCGTGCATGACGGTAAAACTGTACTGCCGACAAAAAAACCATTGTAACAGATGCGCGGATATATCCTTAACCAACCAAATTAACACATAATTTCCATGAACACCGCCTTCACTATCGCTTTGGCCGGCAACCCCAATGCCGGCAAAACCACCCTCTTCAATCACCTTACCGGCTCCCGACAGCACGTCAGCAACTATCCGGGCATTACTGTTGAGCAGAAGATGGGCTATCTTCTTCACAACGGGCAGGGCCTGCGTATCGTTGACTTACCAGGTACGTACTCACTCACCGCATACTCAATCGAAGAACTCGTTGCCCGTGATTTTCTGATCAACGACAAACCCGATGTGGTTATCGACCTGGTTGATGCCTCTAACCTGGAGAGAAACCTTTACCTGAGTACTCAGTTTCTCGAATTAGGGGTACCCATGGTCATCGCTCTTAACATGGTCGACGTGGCTGAAAAAAGAGGGATCAGCATCAATGCCCATGAACTGGAAGCCCGCCTTGGCGTGCCGGTCGTGCCCATCGTGGCCCGCAGCGGCAAGGGGGTTGATCAGTTGCTTGACACGGTGCTTGCCACGATTAAAGCCGGGGAAAAACCAACTCCTGTTCATCTGCGCTATGGATCAGATATTGATGAAGCGCTTAACCGAATGACTGATGACATTGAGAGCTGTACCACGCTCACAGCAATCTATCCTCCGCGCTGGCTTGGCGTCAAGCTACTGGAAAACGACGAACAGATTGTCCAAAAAATGGCGGCAACCTATCCCGAGGCGGCACAACGGCTTAAAAAAGAGTGCGAAGAGGTGGCCAAGCATCTCCAAGACACCCTTGGTGTTTACCCGGAAACGGTGATTGCCGACCATCGTTACGGTTACATCAAATCTATTATTCACCACGGTATCGTTACCCGGCAATTTATTGCTGACCGCCTTTACGCCTCGGACAAAATCGACAAGGTTGTCACCCATCGTATCGTCGGCCCGCTTATCATGGCCGCAGTCCTCTTTGGACTCTACACTTTTACCTTCAATTACAGTACGGCCTTTGTCGATCTGCTCGACGGCTTTTTCGGGCTTGTCAGTGGAGGTGTTGATGCACTCCTGCCCGACGGTCCACTTAAATCAATGATGATCTCCGGCGTCATTGATGGTGTTGGCAGTGTCTTCAGCTTTGTGCCGATTCTTATGTTTATGTTTTTTGGCATCGCTATCCTGGAAGACTCCGGCTACCTGGCAAGAGTTGCCTTTATGATGGACCGTATATTCCACTTCTTTGGACTGCACGGCTCCTCAGTCATGCCGTTCATCGTCTCCGGTGGTATAGCCGGCGGGTGTGCTGTTCCCGGTGTCATGGCTACCAGAACCCTGCGTTCACCCAAAGAACGGCTGGCAACCCTCCTGACTGTCTCCTTTATGAACTGCGGTGCCAAACTGCCGGTGCTGACCCTCCTGATCGGCACGTTTTTCGCTGATCATAAAGCGCTGTACATGTTTCTGGCCACCATTGCCACCTGGGTGGTCGCCCTTTGTGCTGCCAAATTTTTACGCATGACCATTCTGAAAGGTTCTTCAACACCCTTTGTCATGGAACTGCCTCCTTATCGTTTCCCGACCTTCAGGGGGGTGCTCATCCACACCTGGGAACGCACCTGGCAGTACATGAAAAAAGCCGGCACAGTTATCCTCGGTGTCTCTATTCTGCTTTGGGCCATGATGACCTATCCCGGGCTGCCCCAGGAACGAGAAGCACATTTTGCTCATCTGCGTACGCAGGCAGAGACAACCTTCAACACCGCAGATAAAGCAGCCCTGCAACAGGCACTGCAGAAAATAGACGCGGATGAGGCCAGTGAGGGGCTCCGAAACTCCATTGCCGGCCGGACAGGTCTTGCCCTTGAAAATATCAGTCGCTATGCGGGAATTGACTGGAGAACAAACATTGCTCTTCTCGGCGGGTTTGCCGCCAAGGAGGTCATCGTCTCCACAATGGGTACAGCTTACTCACTGGGTGAAGTGGATCCGGAGGAGGCAACCTCGCTCAGCAAACGACTTGCCAAAGATCCGAACTGGAATCCTGTAGTGGCTCTGACCGTGCTGGTCTTCATCATGTTTTATGCGCCCTGCTTTGTCACGGTGGTTTGTATCGCCAGGGAGGCGGGTTCATGGAAATGGGCCTTCTTTTCCATGGCCTTCAACACACTCCTTGCATTTATCATGGCGGTGACTGTCTATCACATCGGGTCGGCCCTCTATCTGAGCTGAAACAGAGGTGAAGAAGCTACGGTTTATAGCCTTTGAACCGCTCCAACACCGCGTCCATCTCTGCCCGGGAAAGCAAAGGCGGCTCACCGGCCACCTGCAGTGCCTGGAGGTACATGTGTGCCAGCGTTTCCACCTCAACAGCTAGGGCCAGTACCTTTTCCAGATCTACGGCAAAACAGACCATTCCATGGTGGGCAAGCAAAGCAGCGGATCGACCGTGCAGGGCACTGACTGCACCTGCTGAAAGCTCGTCAGAACCAAAGAGGGCGTAGGGTGCACACCGGATGGAGTCACCGCCCGCTACAGCTATCATATAATGAAAGGCCGGGATGGAGCGTTCCAGACAGGCAAGGGCAGTGCAGTACATGCTGTGCGCATGCAGGATAGCCCCGGCCTGTGGGAACGAACGATAAATATTGGCATGCATCCGCCATTCTGAAGAAGGTTTACGCATCCCATGCACCTTATCTTCCCCGTCTATCCAGACCACATCATCAGGGGTGCACTGCTCATAGGGCAGGGCAGACGGGGTGATCAGCAACCCGTGCCCATGACGCGCACTGATATTTCCTGAACTGCCCTGGTTCAGGCCGCGCTCGTTCATGGCAAGCGCTGTGGTCAGAATCTGTTTACGCAGATCAGGGGCAATCATTGCGCCTGCTCCGGATAGAGCGACAACAATCCGATACGGCCGGCAGCACACACCCCCCGTTCAGTAATCAGGCCCGTCACCAGTCGAGCGGGTGTAACGTCAAAGGCGGGGTTGAGCGCCGGGGTGGCCTCCGGAGCAATGGCCACAGCACACACCCTTCCCTCCTCATCTTTGCCCCGGATGCGGAGAACTTCGAGCTCATCGCGCTCTTCAATCGGGATTTCAGCCAACCCGTCATGCAGAGTCCAGTCCACCGTTGACCCCGGCAAGGCAACGTAAAAGGGGATGTTGTTATCAGATGCAGCCAATGCCTTCAGATAGGTACCGATCTTATTGCACACATCTCCAGCAGCAGTGGTCCGATCGGAACCGACAATGCAGCAGTCAACCAAACCATGCTGCATCAGATGTCCGCCGGTATTATCGGTTATCAGGTGGTGTGGAATGTCAGCAGCTACAAGCTCCCAGGCGGTAAGACCGGCACCTTGATTACGGGGCCGGGTCTCATCCACCCAGATATGCACCGGAATCCCTTCATCAGCCGCAGCATAAACCGGTGCCAGCGCTGTTCCCCAGTCGACCGTGGCCAGCCAGCCTGCATTGCAGTGGGTGAGGATATTCACCGGCCCGTTTTTCTGTTTGCTGTGCCAAATATCACGAATCAATGCCATACCGTGCCGCCCGATGGCCTCATTGGTTTGCACATCTTCCTCACAGATCCGCGCAGCCTCCTGGTAAGCTTCCAGCAAACGCGACTTTTCCGGCAACGGAAGCAGTACCCGGAGCATACGATCAACCGCCCAGCGCAAGTTGACCGCTGTCGGCCGACAACTCACCAAACGGACAGCCATTTTCTCAAGAGACTCTGATGAAACGCCTTCACGTAACCCCAGACATATCCCGTAGGCTGCGGTTGCGCCGATGAGAGGCGCGCCGCGTACGAGCATGCGGCTGATGGCATCCATGGCCTCGTCCAGGGTGTTTAAACGGACGGTGACAAAGCGAAAGGGTAATTGGGTCTGATCGATGATCTCAACCCCGACCCCGTCGTCGGCCAACCAGATCGAGCGGTACACCTTGCCATTGACCTTCACACCACACCTCTCTCATTTGTTCATCGTTATACGTAAAGGCATCATCCTTTCACAGGATAGGAACTTGTCGTTTTATCATTCTCAGCCGTCTACCAGGACCAGCGGAAGATATCCACTGTGTATACCAGGCGTTCTTTATGGAGTCACTGGCAAAAAATATTGAATTT
It includes:
- the feoB gene encoding ferrous iron transport protein B; protein product: MNTAFTIALAGNPNAGKTTLFNHLTGSRQHVSNYPGITVEQKMGYLLHNGQGLRIVDLPGTYSLTAYSIEELVARDFLINDKPDVVIDLVDASNLERNLYLSTQFLELGVPMVIALNMVDVAEKRGISINAHELEARLGVPVVPIVARSGKGVDQLLDTVLATIKAGEKPTPVHLRYGSDIDEALNRMTDDIESCTTLTAIYPPRWLGVKLLENDEQIVQKMAATYPEAAQRLKKECEEVAKHLQDTLGVYPETVIADHRYGYIKSIIHHGIVTRQFIADRLYASDKIDKVVTHRIVGPLIMAAVLFGLYTFTFNYSTAFVDLLDGFFGLVSGGVDALLPDGPLKSMMISGVIDGVGSVFSFVPILMFMFFGIAILEDSGYLARVAFMMDRIFHFFGLHGSSVMPFIVSGGIAGGCAVPGVMATRTLRSPKERLATLLTVSFMNCGAKLPVLTLLIGTFFADHKALYMFLATIATWVVALCAAKFLRMTILKGSSTPFVMELPPYRFPTFRGVLIHTWERTWQYMKKAGTVILGVSILLWAMMTYPGLPQEREAHFAHLRTQAETTFNTADKAALQQALQKIDADEASEGLRNSIAGRTGLALENISRYAGIDWRTNIALLGGFAAKEVIVSTMGTAYSLGEVDPEEATSLSKRLAKDPNWNPVVALTVLVFIMFYAPCFVTVVCIAREAGSWKWAFFSMAFNTLLAFIMAVTVYHIGSALYLS
- a CDS encoding class II aldolase/adducin family protein, translated to MIAPDLRKQILTTALAMNERGLNQGSSGNISARHGHGLLITPSALPYEQCTPDDVVWIDGEDKVHGMRKPSSEWRMHANIYRSFPQAGAILHAHSMYCTALACLERSIPAFHYMIAVAGGDSIRCAPYALFGSDELSAGAVSALHGRSAALLAHHGMVCFAVDLEKVLALAVEVETLAHMYLQALQVAGEPPLLSRAEMDAVLERFKGYKP
- the mtnA gene encoding S-methyl-5-thioribose-1-phosphate isomerase — its product is MKVNGKVYRSIWLADDGVGVEIIDQTQLPFRFVTVRLNTLDEAMDAISRMLVRGAPLIGATAAYGICLGLREGVSSESLEKMAVRLVSCRPTAVNLRWAVDRMLRVLLPLPEKSRLLEAYQEAARICEEDVQTNEAIGRHGMALIRDIWHSKQKNGPVNILTHCNAGWLATVDWGTALAPVYAAADEGIPVHIWVDETRPRNQGAGLTAWELVAADIPHHLITDNTGGHLMQHGLVDCCIVGSDRTTAAGDVCNKIGTYLKALAASDNNIPFYVALPGSTVDWTLHDGLAEIPIEERDELEVLRIRGKDEEGRVCAVAIAPEATPALNPAFDVTPARLVTGLITERGVCAAGRIGLLSLYPEQAQ
- the gltX gene encoding glutamate--tRNA ligase — protein: MEEVRVRFPPSPTGYLHIGGARTALFNWLFAKKHHGKLILRIEDTDEERSTQASIDGIIEGLQWLGIDWDEGPYFQTDYASDHLAAADRLLASGHAYKCFCTKEELEQKREAAVKAKQRDVGYDGTCRHLTPEQVREKESRGLAPVIRFKVPQRQGSMFYDDEVLGRIERNYADIEDFVIVRSNGKPLYLLCNVVDDIRDRITHIIRGQDHMTNTTRQVLLYEALSAPMPIFAHIPLTLDLQKRKISKRSHGEVVAVQFYRDHGFIPWAVCNFLCLLGWNPGTDQEFFSRDELIQAFDLSRVSRANSVFNFKPGDPKFFTDPKLIAVNEHYLRTMDIQLLGEMVRKELEAEALWDPDYATNRYDWYLTTLDMIRDRFHTTKDFVTRGRAYFSDAYEIDPKPLAKNVLKFPELGTWLPTLAKRFAQLTEFSTEATEQATRQLADELAIKPGVLINAMRTVLTGQLAGPSMFDIITTLGRTKVVARLSSIDHLFASRQ
- a CDS encoding FeoA family protein codes for the protein MDQTGTITVVKVEGEPSRRTQGMGLVPNTKITAKQRAPLNDPVALRVMTAP
- a CDS encoding glutamine--tRNA ligase/YqeY domain fusion protein, coding for MITEKNTNSKPLDFIRQIIANDLATGKHKTVVTRFPPEPNGFLHIGHAKSICLNFGIAAENNATCHLRFDDTNPDKESTEYVESIKQDVRWLGFDWGPHLYYASDYFDQLHDFAVRLITMGKAYVCHLSGDEIREYRGTLTEPGKESPYRDRSVEENLDLFARMRAGEFDEGACVLRARIDMASPNIVLRDPVLYRILKSTHHRTGDRWCIYPMYDFTHCLSDMLENITHSLCTLEFENNRALYDWVLDTLKTPNHPRQIEFARLNINYTVTSKRKLLQLVSEGHVAGWNDPRMLTISGLRRRGYTPASIRNFCATVGIGRRESWIDMGVLENAVRDDLNSHAQRVLGVLDPLKIVLTNYPGNQTEELIAQNHPQNPDMGTRILPFSRELYIERTDFMQDAPKKFFRLSVGREVRLRYAYLITCQEAVKDDQGRIVELRCTYDPATKGGNAPDGRKVKGTIHWVSAPHALEAEIRLYDRLFTAEYPDADKEKDFKDFLNPDSLTILTSCMLEPGLGQATIDDRFQFERQGYFCLDSESRSSSGKPVFNRIVTLRDSWAKISESK
- a CDS encoding FeoA family protein, which gives rise to MAIINLRKMAINQTGTITVVKVGGELGRRIREMGLIPGTKITVKQRAPLNDPVALRVMDGTLTLRNNEADYIDVDVTL
- a CDS encoding FeoB-associated Cys-rich membrane protein, whose translation is MQKLLVASVVIVAGIFLARRIWRFVRRPDTVSCGCGCSGCAESISCPTQEKVTPPVQKP
- a CDS encoding DUF1844 domain-containing protein, with the translated sequence MIENQLNCEECPDGRVKDASGRCVMPKVTFASFILSLNTSALFHMGELEHPETRERVVDRELAKHSIDTLALIADKTRGNLEPDENELLTRILYELKMRFVKLV
- the ispE gene encoding 4-(cytidine 5'-diphospho)-2-C-methyl-D-erythritol kinase, whose translation is MRLKLQAPAKINLNLHITGRRSDGYHLLDSLMQKVSLYDEVDLELCPAGISLECSGEPVPAGRENIVVRAAELFFDATADRRRKNSSGVSIKLIKRIPVAAGLGGGSSNAAAVLRGLNILCDCPCSDEELVRLGLQLGADVPFFLIGAGAARAAGIGEILHPAPSLQNVSVLLVNPGVSVSTRWVYETFALTKHRRADKVSRLQNETYKAVGWCNARENPALPAVMENDLEVVTIAKVPEVGLIKDGLLAGGAFVALMSGSGPTVFGLFVDSAQADECCTMFKSRFPHTYVVTPVQEQ
- a CDS encoding FeoA family protein; the protein is MPLTESCCHRRIRVCSVNGDRRTCARMANLGVFPGSELELLCKGGGQQCMVKVNGGTISLDALAASSILVTPV